Sequence from the Corallococcus sp. EGB genome:
CGGATACGCCGTCCAGCGAGACGAGCGCACGTGCCATCCGCGCATCGGGAGAGGAAACGCTCATGCCCTGTCTCCGGCGCGGCTCACATGTTCCAGAAGTGGCGCACCCGGGCGTCCGTGCGCTCCTGCTCCGCGAAGCGGACGAGGAGGGGCTCGGACATGGCTTCCGGCACGCGCAATTGCGCGAGCATTGCGCGGACCTCGAACTTGCGCGTGAGGCCGAGCAGGGCGTCTCGCTCCGGAACGGTGAGGCCGGGGTGCCAGCAGTCCGCGATGAGCACCACGCGGCGCTCGGTGCCCCGGTTCCAGGTCTCGTGCTCGAAGGAGTCGTGGAAGGTGAGCACGCGGCCCGGCTGCCAGTGCCGGCTCTCGGTGCCCACGCGGATGCCGCAGCCCTCCGGCACCCGGAGCCCCAGGTGCAGCCGCATCCGGAAGCCGTCCCACGAGCAGTGCGGCGTTAGCGTGGTGCCGGGTTCGTGCGAGGAGAAGAGCACGTCCGCCAGCGGGAAGTCGGTGCACTCGCCGTCCAGCGACCGCACCGCTGCCGCTGTCTCCTCCATGGCGAGCTGGGGCCAGAAGAGACGGTCGGTGCGCTCGCCGCCGAAGTAGATGGGGTGCACGGTCCAGCGGCCGGTGCCGACGATGCCGGAGTCGTAGTGCAGCAGGTCCGCGTGCTCCAGCCGCTCCAGGTCGCGCGTCACCGCGGCCAGGCACTCCTCCAGCGCCTTCGCGGCCGGCGGCGGAGGGTCGCGCCATGGCCGTTCGTCCAGGCCGGGGAAGGGCGGGAAGATGGTGGGGGACTGCTCGGGCCGGCTGGGGGGCGCGGGCACCTGTCCCGCGAGCATGCGCAGGTAGTGCTTCAGCCGGTCCAGCTCCGGCCCCGCGTTCAGGACCGCGTCGAAGTAGCCGCCCTGCCGGGCCAGGTCGACGATGCGCTGGCGCACCTGCGCGGTGAGCTCCTCGGGTGACGTCTGCGCGACCATGGGGCCTCCGGTTGGGCGATGCGGGAGTGGATGTCCCGGAGCTTCACAGCAGCTTCGACATGATCTCCTTCTCGCGCTGGTCCAGCTTGATGGAGTCGAGCGTCCAGGCGATGAGCTCGTCGGCGACCGATGTGTCGATGCCGAAGGTCCTGGCGGCGTCCTTCACGGCCGCGCGCTCCCCGGTCGCGATCTCCCCGTCGGCGCACGCCACCTCGACGAGCATGCGCAGCACGGAGGCTCGCAGCTCGCGGTTTTCAATCTTGCGGACGATGTCCGCGAGGTTGCCCGGCTTCTGGAACTCCTTCTCGATGAGCGCGGCGACCCGCTCCTCCCGGGGCGACAGCCCGAGGCCCCGCACCACGTCATCGAGCTGCTGGCGCTCGTCCTCGGTGACGCGACCGTCGCTCGCCGCCACGTTGGCCATGGCCTGGATGAACGCCAGGAGCTGCTCCTCGGGATACTCGCGCGTCATTTCATCTCCAGAGCGGACGGCATGCCGCCGGCCGGGGCTCGTGAACAGATGTGGGACAGGGCTGCTGGGAGACCCAGGTTAATGGGCGCTCGCGCGGAGCGAAAACGGATTCCGTCCGGATTTTCGCCCATGCCGGGCGGCTGTTTAGAGTGCCCTTGCACGCCGCACCACGCCCGGCAGGGTCAGGAGCCAGGAATGTCGCCAACACTGAAGTGGGTGCTCGGAGCCTTGGTGGGATTGCCGTTGATGTGCTGCGGCTGTGGCGGCCTGTGGTTCCGAAGCCAGTTTCCCCGTGATGAAGCACTGGCGCGCGTGGTGAACCATCATCAAGTGGTCCAGACACTGGGCGCGCCCGTGACGGGCAGCTTCTTCTTCACAGGCAAGACGAACGTTCAAGGCGATGACGCAATCGCCGAAATGGAGATCTCGCTCTCTGGAAGCAAACAGGACGGCGTGCTGCACGTGAAGGCCGTCCGGACGAGCCAGGTCTGGGGCTTCAGCCGCCTTCGCGTGGTGGCGCAGAATGGCCAGACGGTCAACGTCGTCGGCGGGTACTGAGGTCGTCGGCGGCTTCCGCGGCGCCACCTGCAAGGTGTTGGCGGGGACGGGCCACCGGCGGAGGCATCGCGCAGCTCATCCAGGAAGTCGCCAAGGCGAAGGAGCTCTCGCTCAGTCAGCTGGAGATCTTCATGCTCCCTCCCAGCGCCATCCCGGAGACCGCGCGCAATCGTGCGCCTCGCCCCGGACGACACCGACGAAAGCAACCCCTGGCGCGAAGCGTCAGTCCTCGGTGAGCTGCTTCCGCCAGTTTCGTTTCTCGATGCGCCGGACGTTGTCCACGTCCGCGAGCATCGCCAGATACCGGGCCAGGTCGAGCAGCTCCGTGTCGTGCCGCTGGCCTTCGTATTCCCGGACGTAGATGGCGTTGCCGTGGTTGTGGATGCACTTGGCCGGGCTGTCATCGACAATCAGCACCCGCTCCAGCCGGTAGCCTCGCCGCTTCAGCTTGTGCAGCTTCTTGACCCAGTCGTAGTGCGCGGACGCATCGAGAAACCCGTCTCGCTGGACGCCGGACCGGTCGAGCGCGTACGTGCACCGGCTTCGCCCCCAGACGAAGTCCAGCTCGAGCTCCGGCGGCACGATCCGCTTCACGATCTCCGCGACGTACCGGTCATCTCCCGCGGACCAGATGGCGAGCCGGAAGCGCGCGGCGCACTCCCGGAGGAAGGCCTCCAGGTGCGGACGCATGTGGACGAAGTACCCGAGGACCTGGAAGTCCGCCTCCCGGGCCAGGGGCTTCTCGCTCGCGTGGACCAGGGTCTCATCCAGGTCCAGGACCAACAGGATGCTGTCCGTGGGCGCCGTCACCAGTCGTTCTCCGAGGTGCTGACGACGTCCGGCCCCCTCCGGACGTGACGGCGCGGCGTCACTGCACGCCGGGCGCGCGGAACACCTGACCGTTGCGGCCTTCCAGCACGAGGCTGGCTTCGTCGGAGCTGCCCACGCGCAGCTCCACGCGAGGCTGTCCCCGCCGGTCCACCAGGAGCAGGCCGGGCGAGCCCTCTTCGTCCGCGCCCAGGATGGCGCGGGGCCGTCCCGTCACGTCCGCCAGCTCCAGCCGCGATGAGCCGTCCACCTGGAGCCCCACGGAGAACAGCTCCGCGCCTCCGGACTTGGACAGCGTCAGGCGCGGCGCCTCGTCCGAGAACACCATCAGCTCCGCCAGCGACTCGCCCTCCGCGGTGGAGAAGCGCAGCCGGGGCGAGTCGTCCTCGCCCACGCCCAGCAGCGCCCGGGGACGGCCCTCGCTGTCGTTCAACACCAGCGCCGCGCCGCCATGGGGACCTGCTTCCAGGCTGGCCCGGGTGCGGCCCCGGGCGTCCTTGAGCACCAACCGGGAAGCCACCAGCTCCCCCGTCCGTGGCGCTTCGTCACGCAATGCCGCGGTTCCCAGCCCCACTCCGGCCAGCACCAAGGCCGCGAGGGTGAGGCCCTGCCACCTTCGGAGCCGGCCCTCCAGCCGCTCCATGCGCGCGTCCAGTGAGTCCATCCCGGCGTCGCCTCCTGTCCCACCCGTGTGGGACGGCCGGGAGGCTAGCAGAGGCCGGCGGGGCCTTGCTCGGCGGGGCAGGAAGAGATGCGGGAAGGTGGGCAACACGGCGACGCGGAGCCCCGCGCCAGAATCCGGCCTCCTACGCGGCGGCCTGTCGGATGACGGCCTCGGTCTCGGTGGGATTGGCAATCCATGGCCAGAAGCGCTGCGGCTCCCCGAAGTTGTCGAAGAACGTGTCGGCCAGGGAGGGGAGCTCCGAGGCGGCTCCCAGGTAGTCCAGCATGTGCGGCGGGGGCGGCTGGAGCAGCATGTTGGTGAACGCGGTGATGTATTGGCCCTCCGTCCTCCAGAAGTGCTCGAAGCTCTGCTCCATCCAGTCCGCGGTGAAGGGCTGGTCGCCGTGCGCGAGGATGGCCTGCGTCATCGCGTGGGCCTGCTTGGACGCGCTGTTGAGCCCCTGGCCCGCGATGGGGTCGTTGAGCATGACGACATCCCCCAGCCCCAGCACCGCCCGCCCCGACGGCAGCCGGCCTACCGGCTTGCGCACCGTGGGCGTGAACGCGCCGGTGAGCCAGGATGACTCATCCACGATGGATGCGCGCTCCAGCCGCTCCGCGACCCAGGGCGAGAAGTCCCGCAGCACCTGCTTCATCCGCTCCATCGCCTCCCGCGCGGTGCTCACACCGCCGAAGCGGTCCAGCCCCCGTCCGGGAATGGCCTCCATCAGGATGCAGCTCAGCGGGCCCCGGATGCGGTCGAAGTACGGCATGGAGAAGTACTCGCCATGGCCTGCCGTCAGGATGAACTTGAGCGCGGGGTAGGGCGTCTCGTGCAGCGGCTTCATGCCGGTGACAATCATTGCCGTCAGGCGGCGCTGCGGCTGGGTGTGGACGCTGCGCTCGGCGTCCCGTTCGAACAGCCTGGTGAAGCTGTTGCGGCCTGCCGTCACGACCACCAGGTCATGCTCCGGCGCGATCACCTCCAGCGCTTCCACATCCACGTCGCGCACCACCACGGTGCCGCCGCGCCGCTCGAACTCCGCGAGCCAGCGCGAGTACTTCGCCCTCAGGTCCACGGCCTTGCCCGGGTGGAGGATGCGCCCCTGGATGCGCAACACCCGCTGGCCCGGGGCCGCGCAGATGTCCAGGTCCCCTCCCCGGGCGTACTCGCCCGGGCCCTGCCAGAAGTCGAGCCCCAGCTCCTGCTCGTACTGGTGCGCGCGGCCGAAGAGGTAGGTGGTCGCGGACAGCCGGGCGTTGAAGAGCTGCTCGGGCGTGCGGTCCGAATAGACGGTGACGGCGTAGCCCTTCTCCAGCAGGCCAAAGCCGAGCTGAAGCCCCGCCTGGCCCGCGCCGATGATGCCGATGTTCCTCATGGTCCCCCCTGATGATGTCCGGGCGTCACGCCCCGCCATGAGAGTACGGACCCGGGGCGCCTTCC
This genomic interval carries:
- a CDS encoding aspartyl/asparaginyl beta-hydroxylase domain-containing protein, whose protein sequence is MVAQTSPEELTAQVRQRIVDLARQGGYFDAVLNAGPELDRLKHYLRMLAGQVPAPPSRPEQSPTIFPPFPGLDERPWRDPPPPAAKALEECLAAVTRDLERLEHADLLHYDSGIVGTGRWTVHPIYFGGERTDRLFWPQLAMEETAAAVRSLDGECTDFPLADVLFSSHEPGTTLTPHCSWDGFRMRLHLGLRVPEGCGIRVGTESRHWQPGRVLTFHDSFEHETWNRGTERRVVLIADCWHPGLTVPERDALLGLTRKFEVRAMLAQLRVPEAMSEPLLVRFAEQERTDARVRHFWNM
- a CDS encoding tellurite resistance TerB family protein, yielding MTREYPEEQLLAFIQAMANVAASDGRVTEDERQQLDDVVRGLGLSPREERVAALIEKEFQKPGNLADIVRKIENRELRASVLRMLVEVACADGEIATGERAAVKDAARTFGIDTSVADELIAWTLDSIKLDQREKEIMSKLL
- a CDS encoding cytochrome c oxidase assembly factor Coa1 family protein: MSPTLKWVLGALVGLPLMCCGCGGLWFRSQFPRDEALARVVNHHQVVQTLGAPVTGSFFFTGKTNVQGDDAIAEMEISLSGSKQDGVLHVKAVRTSQVWGFSRLRVVAQNGQTVNVVGGY
- a CDS encoding NIF family HAD-type phosphatase, which produces MTAPTDSILLVLDLDETLVHASEKPLAREADFQVLGYFVHMRPHLEAFLRECAARFRLAIWSAGDDRYVAEIVKRIVPPELELDFVWGRSRCTYALDRSGVQRDGFLDASAHYDWVKKLHKLKRRGYRLERVLIVDDSPAKCIHNHGNAIYVREYEGQRHDTELLDLARYLAMLADVDNVRRIEKRNWRKQLTED
- a CDS encoding styrene monooxygenase/indole monooxygenase family protein; the protein is MRNIGIIGAGQAGLQLGFGLLEKGYAVTVYSDRTPEQLFNARLSATTYLFGRAHQYEQELGLDFWQGPGEYARGGDLDICAAPGQRVLRIQGRILHPGKAVDLRAKYSRWLAEFERRGGTVVVRDVDVEALEVIAPEHDLVVVTAGRNSFTRLFERDAERSVHTQPQRRLTAMIVTGMKPLHETPYPALKFILTAGHGEYFSMPYFDRIRGPLSCILMEAIPGRGLDRFGGVSTAREAMERMKQVLRDFSPWVAERLERASIVDESSWLTGAFTPTVRKPVGRLPSGRAVLGLGDVVMLNDPIAGQGLNSASKQAHAMTQAILAHGDQPFTADWMEQSFEHFWRTEGQYITAFTNMLLQPPPPHMLDYLGAASELPSLADTFFDNFGEPQRFWPWIANPTETEAVIRQAAA